CCGGTGTGGAAGCACCAGGTCTTCACCGACGGCAGCGACGAGTGGGTGAACTGCGCATGAGCCCCGAGCCGCTGCTCGACACCTACGGCCGCGTGCACCGCGACATGCGCGTCTCCCTCACCGACCGGTGCAACCTGCGCTGCACCTACTGCATGCCGAACGACTTCGCCGACTTCCTGCCCGGGCCGTCGCTCCTGTCCACCGACGAGCTGATCGCCGTCCTCGACGTCGCCACCTCGCTCGGCATCACCGGCATCCGGCTCACCGGGGGCGAGCCGCTCCTGCGCGCCGACGTCGTGGACGTCGTGCGCCGCATCAACGGGCTCGAGCACCGGCCGGAGATCAGCGTCACCACCAACGGCCTCAAGCTCACGACCCTCGCGCGGCCGCTCGCCGACGCCGGTCTCCGCCGCGTCAACATCAGCCTCGACACGCTCGACCGCGAGCGCTTCCGTGCGATGACCTTCCGCGACCGGTTCGACGACGTCATCGCCGGCATCAAGGCGGCGCAGGACGCCGGCCTCGCGCCGGTCAAGGTCAACAGCGTGCTCATGCGCGACGTCAACGACGACGAGGCCCCCGCGCTGCTGCGGCGCGCGCTCGACGAGGGCTGGCGGCTGCGCTTCATCGAGCAGATGCCCCTCGACCCGAGCGGCGTGTGGCTGCGCTCCACCATGGTGACCGCCGACGAGATCTTCGAGCGGCTCTCCGAGCACCACACCCTCACCCCGGTGCCGTCCCGTGGCTCCGCGCCGGCCGAGGAGTTCTACGTCGACGGCGGCCCCGCCACGGTCGGCATCATCGCGAGCGTCACGCGGCCGTTCTGCGCCGCGTGCGACCGCGTGCGGCTCACCGCCGACGGCCAGCTGCGCAACTGCCTGTTCGCCCGCGACGAGCTCGACCTGCGCACCGCGCTGCGCGACGAGACGCTCGCGGCCGACCCCGACGCGCTGCGCGCCGAGATCGAGCGCCGGCTGCGGCGCGTGATCGCCGACAAGCTGCCCGGCCACGGCATCAACGACATCGGGTTCATCCAGCCCAGCCGGCCGATGTCGGCCATCGGCGGCTGAGCCCGCCCGCGGTTCTGCTCTGCGGGACGCCGCGGCTGCGCCGGTGCCGACGCCCGGCGCGCGACCAGCCGGGCGCTCCCGGTCCGGTGGCGGCCCGTGCCGCCGCGGTCTAGCGTCGCCCCCATCCCGACGACCGGTGCGCCGACCCCGGTCCGGCCCGACGACCCCTGCCTCGGAGCGCACCCATGGAGTTGCAGAACTCGTTCGTCGTCCCGTCCGACATCGACACCGCCTGGACCACGCTCCAGGACGTCGAGGGCCTCGCCCCGTGCATGCCCGGCGCGACGCTCACCTCGCACGAGGGCGACGACATGACCGGCAACGTCAAGGTGCGCCTCGGACCGGTGGCCATGACCTTCGCCGGCCAGGCGCACTTCGTCAGCCGCGACGAGGCCAGCCACACGCTGGTGATCGAGGGGTCGGGCAAGGAGACCAAGGGCACCGGCACGGCCAAGGGCACCGTCACGGCGGTGCTGGTGGCCGAGGCCCCGGACCGCACCCGGGTCGACATCACCACGGAGTTCTCCATCACCGGCAAGGCGGCGCAGTTCGGCCGAGGCGTGATGCAGGACGTCGCGGGCCGCATCGTCGACCAGTTCGCCGACAACCTGGCCGCCACGATGGGCGGCGGGGCCGGCGAGCCCGAGGCCGCGGCCCCGGCCGCCGAGGGGGCCGAGGGCGGCCAACCGGCCGCGCCCGCGCCCGTCGCCGCGCCGCCGCGCCCCCATGCCGACGAGGCGATCGACCTGCTCGGCACCGCCGGCGCCCCGGTCCTCAAGCGCGCGATCCCGGTCGTGATCGGCGTGGCCGTCGTGGTGGGCGTGATCATCTGGATCGTCCGACGTCGCTGATTCCCCCAATTCGCCCCGCGACGGTCGTGGCCTGACGGACACTGGCGCGGCGGGCACCCGGGGGCGGTCGTGTTCGTCGAACACGTCACGGAGCTCCGCAGGCACGGAGCACACGCACTGAGCACACGCACCGAGCACACGCACCGAGCACATGCACCGAGACCGACGTCGTTCTCGAGAGGTGATGGCATGCAGACCCCCGCCCCCGTCGACTACGCGAAGGCGACCTCGGTCGCCGACGCCCTGGCCAAGCTCGCCGCGCTGGGGGAGGAGGCAC
This genomic interval from Frankiales bacterium contains the following:
- the moaA gene encoding GTP 3',8-cyclase MoaA, which codes for MSPEPLLDTYGRVHRDMRVSLTDRCNLRCTYCMPNDFADFLPGPSLLSTDELIAVLDVATSLGITGIRLTGGEPLLRADVVDVVRRINGLEHRPEISVTTNGLKLTTLARPLADAGLRRVNISLDTLDRERFRAMTFRDRFDDVIAGIKAAQDAGLAPVKVNSVLMRDVNDDEAPALLRRALDEGWRLRFIEQMPLDPSGVWLRSTMVTADEIFERLSEHHTLTPVPSRGSAPAEEFYVDGGPATVGIIASVTRPFCAACDRVRLTADGQLRNCLFARDELDLRTALRDETLAADPDALRAEIERRLRRVIADKLPGHGINDIGFIQPSRPMSAIGG